The following coding sequences are from one Rathayibacter sp. VKM Ac-2760 window:
- a CDS encoding HPr family phosphocarrier protein, whose product MVERTVQVASSKGLHARPASLFSQAAAKSGQKVLVKKGEGTAVNAASILGIISLGIEHGDSLTLSVEGDNEQAILDELSEFLSTDHDA is encoded by the coding sequence ATGGTCGAGCGCACCGTGCAGGTTGCATCGTCGAAGGGCCTCCACGCCCGCCCCGCCTCGCTCTTCAGCCAGGCCGCGGCGAAGTCGGGTCAGAAGGTCCTGGTGAAGAAGGGCGAGGGCACCGCGGTGAACGCGGCCTCGATCCTCGGGATCATCTCGCTCGGCATCGAGCACGGCGACTCGCTGACCCTCTCGGTCGAGGGCGACAACGAGCAGGCGATCCTCGACGAGCTGTCCGAGTTCCTGAGCACTGACCACGACGCCTAA
- a CDS encoding PTS sugar transporter — translation MRTILIVCGAGASSTFLAHRLRAGAKQRGIDAVFRSETLPGLADALPLADVLLVGPHLEPQFDELRQRAVHVGAAAALLPHDVFGAHGADAVLDTLPVLFAARAVVAGSDGDAPPPAAGLAPGAGNH, via the coding sequence GTGCGCACGATCCTGATCGTCTGCGGTGCAGGCGCGTCGAGCACGTTCCTGGCCCACCGGCTGCGAGCGGGCGCGAAGCAGCGCGGCATCGATGCCGTGTTCCGATCCGAGACCCTTCCCGGTCTCGCGGACGCTCTGCCCCTGGCGGACGTCCTCCTGGTCGGACCGCACCTCGAGCCGCAGTTCGACGAGCTCCGCCAGCGCGCGGTGCACGTCGGCGCCGCGGCAGCCCTCCTCCCGCACGACGTCTTCGGGGCGCACGGTGCCGATGCCGTGCTCGACACCCTGCCCGTCCTCTTCGCCGCTCGCGCGGTCGTCGCAGGATCGGACGGGGACGCCCCACCTCCCGCCGCGGGCCTCGCGCCCGGCGCCGGGAACCACTGA
- a CDS encoding BglG family transcription antiterminator: MPDNRERLLEYLSRADGWVTAHELADRLGVTTRSVRSYVTAVKTQAAPLEPVESSANGYRLARDAYTAFLETRQLRDVEPDTPRDRLYSIVRRLVDSDEGLDVVALAEALSVSESTVDADLRRVKALADEAGLALVRRGPSVRLEGSEEARRRLISRMFRDESAQGVFTLDDVQREFASPGLGAFKTELLAALESRGYYINDYGVNSVLLHIAIAVDRVTRGIGDPSGSRPSPAVHGELAALLAELVERHFATRLTDAELAQLAILMTTRVATPGQNEPVATVVENYLDPEDLAVVRELVADVNEAYLVDLDDEGFIVRLALHVRNLVARATEGGYSRNPLTRSIKTSFPMTYEIAVFLASGLQRLRGISVNEDEIAYIALHVGSFLERVSRREERLSCVIVCPNYYDLAHMLRLRVERSLGTEVEVRSLITRSDVDWDRLTADLVITTIDERPAAEDVVVVQPFLTDHDVDAVRRAIARVRRHRRRARIKDELLQFFDESLFFRNLHARDESAMIRLLGERMIAGGIIDEDYVDGAIDRERMSSTAFTDNLAVPHAMAMSARRTAIAIVVNDVPMAWGEQRVNVIAMIAFASAGRSTFQSVFDQFVEVFADRAEVQRLIRRSTDFGGFIEELVRVIDS; the protein is encoded by the coding sequence ATGCCTGACAACCGCGAACGACTGCTGGAGTACCTCTCCCGCGCCGACGGCTGGGTGACGGCGCACGAGCTCGCCGACCGGCTCGGGGTGACCACCCGCAGCGTCCGCAGCTACGTCACCGCGGTGAAGACCCAGGCGGCTCCGCTCGAGCCGGTCGAGTCGTCCGCGAACGGCTACCGGCTCGCCCGCGACGCGTACACCGCGTTCCTCGAGACCCGGCAGCTCCGCGACGTCGAACCGGACACCCCGCGCGACCGGCTCTACAGCATCGTCCGCCGCCTGGTCGACTCCGACGAGGGGCTCGACGTCGTCGCGCTCGCCGAGGCGCTCTCGGTCAGCGAGTCGACGGTCGACGCCGACCTGCGCCGGGTGAAGGCGCTCGCGGACGAGGCGGGACTCGCCCTGGTCCGCCGCGGTCCGTCCGTGCGCCTCGAGGGCAGCGAGGAGGCGCGGCGCCGGCTGATCTCGCGGATGTTCCGCGACGAGAGCGCGCAGGGCGTGTTCACCCTCGACGACGTGCAGCGCGAGTTCGCCTCCCCCGGACTCGGCGCGTTCAAGACCGAGCTGCTCGCCGCGCTCGAGAGCCGCGGCTACTACATCAACGACTACGGCGTGAACAGCGTGCTGCTGCACATCGCGATCGCGGTCGACCGGGTGACCCGCGGCATCGGCGACCCCTCCGGCTCGCGCCCCTCCCCCGCCGTCCACGGCGAGCTGGCGGCGCTGCTCGCCGAGCTGGTCGAGCGCCACTTCGCGACCCGGCTCACCGACGCGGAGCTCGCCCAGCTCGCGATCCTGATGACGACCAGGGTCGCGACTCCCGGGCAGAACGAGCCGGTGGCGACCGTCGTCGAGAACTACCTCGACCCGGAGGACCTCGCCGTGGTCCGCGAGCTCGTCGCGGACGTCAACGAGGCCTACCTGGTCGACCTCGACGACGAGGGCTTCATCGTCCGCCTCGCGCTGCACGTGCGGAACCTCGTCGCGCGGGCCACGGAGGGCGGCTACTCGCGGAACCCGCTGACCCGCTCGATCAAGACCAGTTTCCCGATGACCTACGAGATCGCGGTGTTCCTCGCGAGCGGGCTGCAGCGACTGCGCGGGATCTCGGTCAACGAGGACGAGATCGCCTACATCGCCCTGCACGTCGGCTCGTTCCTCGAGCGGGTGTCGCGGCGCGAGGAGCGGCTGTCCTGCGTCATCGTCTGCCCCAACTACTACGACCTCGCGCACATGCTGCGGCTGCGGGTCGAGCGCTCGCTCGGCACCGAGGTGGAGGTCCGCTCGCTGATCACCCGGAGCGACGTCGACTGGGACCGGCTGACCGCGGATCTCGTGATCACCACCATCGACGAGCGGCCCGCCGCCGAGGACGTCGTCGTGGTGCAGCCGTTCCTGACCGATCACGACGTGGACGCGGTGCGCCGGGCGATCGCGCGGGTGCGCCGGCACCGGCGCCGGGCGCGGATCAAGGACGAGCTGCTGCAGTTCTTCGACGAGTCGCTCTTCTTCCGCAATCTGCACGCGCGGGACGAGTCCGCGATGATCCGCCTGCTCGGCGAGCGGATGATCGCCGGCGGCATCATCGACGAGGACTACGTCGACGGCGCGATCGACCGCGAGCGGATGAGCTCCACCGCGTTCACCGACAATCTCGCGGTCCCGCACGCGATGGCGATGAGCGCCCGTCGCACCGCGATCGCGATCGTCGTCAACGACGTCCCGATGGCGTGGGGCGAGCAGCGGGTCAACGTCATCGCGATGATCGCGTTCGCGTCCGCGGGGCGCAGCACCTTCCAGTCGGTCTTCGACCAGTTCGTCGAGGTCTTCGCCGACCGCGCCGAGGTGCAGCGCCTGATCCGCCGCTCGACGGACTTCGGCGGCTTCATCGAGGAGCTCGTCCGCGTCATCGACAGCTGA
- the ptsP gene encoding phosphoenolpyruvate--protein phosphotransferase: MTLSTPSTAYASAKLQGTGVGRGLALGPVLRMPDPLPEPEDTASTRSVAQEEERAVSSLSATAATIRHRGDRAGGSAKDVLDAQALMAEDPSLADDVKARLATGKTAERAVHEAFAGFRDLLVAMGGYMAERATDLDDVSQRVVAHLRGVPAPGVPESDEPFVLVARDLAPADTALLDLEKVLGLITSDGGPTSHTAILAREKSITAIVGTTGALDLRDGQLVILDASSGVVTVNPSDVEIGDAKASITQRAEMLAAPVVPGALADGHAVPLLANLGSADGAQNAVELGAEGVGLFRTEFLFLDAKEAPTVAEQAEQYTRLLAAFPGRKVVVRALDAGADKPLAFLNDNHEENPALGLRGLRALRASEQILRDQLTALAQADAATDADLWVMAPMVATVDETRYFTSMAKELGIRTAGVMVEVPSSALLADRILGVADFASIGTNDLTQYTLAADRMLGTVSAFQDPWHPAVLRLVGEVGRAGAALGKPVGICGEAAADPLLAVVLVGLGATTLSMSPSALADVRAELAEHTLEDAKRYAELALAADSAADARSAVTEAIAAS; this comes from the coding sequence ATGACGCTGTCCACTCCTTCCACCGCCTACGCCTCCGCGAAGCTCCAGGGCACCGGAGTCGGGCGCGGGCTGGCCCTCGGGCCGGTCCTGCGCATGCCCGATCCGCTGCCCGAGCCCGAGGACACCGCCAGCACCCGGTCGGTGGCCCAGGAGGAGGAGCGCGCGGTGTCGTCGCTGTCGGCGACCGCCGCGACGATCCGCCACCGCGGTGACCGCGCAGGCGGCTCGGCGAAGGACGTCCTCGACGCGCAGGCGCTGATGGCGGAGGACCCGTCGCTCGCAGACGACGTGAAGGCGCGCCTCGCGACCGGCAAGACCGCCGAGCGCGCGGTGCACGAGGCGTTCGCCGGCTTCCGCGATCTGCTGGTCGCGATGGGCGGCTACATGGCCGAGCGCGCGACCGACCTCGACGACGTCTCGCAGCGGGTCGTGGCGCACCTGCGCGGCGTGCCGGCACCCGGCGTCCCGGAGTCGGACGAGCCGTTCGTGCTCGTCGCCCGCGACCTCGCGCCGGCCGACACCGCGCTGCTCGACCTCGAGAAGGTCCTCGGCCTGATCACGAGCGACGGCGGCCCGACCTCGCACACGGCGATCCTCGCCCGGGAGAAGTCGATCACCGCCATCGTCGGCACCACCGGTGCGCTCGACCTGCGCGACGGCCAGCTCGTCATCCTCGACGCCTCCTCCGGCGTCGTGACGGTGAACCCGTCCGACGTCGAGATCGGCGACGCGAAGGCGTCGATCACCCAGCGCGCCGAGATGCTCGCCGCCCCCGTCGTTCCGGGCGCGCTCGCCGACGGGCACGCCGTGCCGCTTCTGGCGAACCTCGGCTCGGCCGACGGCGCCCAGAACGCGGTCGAGCTGGGAGCCGAGGGCGTGGGTCTGTTCCGCACCGAGTTCCTCTTCCTCGACGCGAAGGAGGCGCCGACCGTCGCGGAGCAGGCCGAGCAGTACACCCGCCTCCTCGCCGCGTTCCCCGGCCGCAAGGTCGTCGTGCGCGCGCTCGACGCCGGCGCCGACAAGCCGCTCGCCTTCCTCAACGACAACCACGAGGAGAACCCGGCGCTGGGCCTCCGCGGCCTCCGCGCCCTGCGCGCGAGCGAGCAGATCCTCCGCGACCAGCTCACCGCGCTCGCTCAGGCGGACGCCGCGACCGACGCCGACCTCTGGGTCATGGCGCCGATGGTCGCGACGGTCGACGAGACCCGCTACTTCACCTCGATGGCCAAGGAGCTCGGAATCCGCACCGCCGGCGTGATGGTGGAGGTCCCCTCCTCCGCCCTGCTCGCCGACCGGATCCTCGGAGTCGCCGACTTCGCCTCCATCGGCACCAACGACCTGACCCAGTACACCCTGGCGGCCGACCGGATGCTCGGCACCGTGTCCGCGTTCCAGGACCCGTGGCACCCCGCCGTCCTCCGCCTCGTCGGCGAGGTCGGGCGCGCGGGCGCCGCGCTGGGCAAGCCCGTCGGCATCTGCGGCGAGGCCGCCGCGGATCCGCTGCTCGCCGTGGTCCTCGTGGGCCTCGGCGCGACGACCCTCTCGATGTCGCCGTCGGCCCTGGCCGACGTCCGCGCCGAGCTGGCCGAGCACACCCTCGAGGACGCGAAGCGCTACGCCGAGCTCGCCCTCGCGGCCGACAGTGCGGCGGACGCCCGTTCCGCCGTGACCGAGGCGATCGCCGCCTCCTGA